The genome window GCCGCCGCCAAATCCGCCAGAACCGTCAAATGCCTGATGTCCATATTGGTCATATTTTGCTTTTTTGGCAGGATCACTCAATACTTCATAAGCTTCTGCCGCCAGTTTGAACTTTTCTTCTGCCTCTTTGTCGCCAGGATTCTTGTCAGGGTGGTATTTCAAAGCGCTTTTTCGGTATGCTTTTTTAATTTCAGCTGCATCTGCACCTTTTGAAATGCCTAATATTTCGTAAAAATCTTTTTTCATAATTAAAGTAATTCCAAATTAAAAACCTTTAAACTCCTAATATAAACCGGAATTTAACTGCCAATTACCACTTTTGGAAAACGAATAATTTTGTCTCCTAGTTTGTAACCTTTCTCAAGAACATCAACAATTTTTCCTTTCATATCATCTGAAGGTGCTGGTATTTGAGTAATTGCTTCAGCGAAATCAGCATTAAATGAGTCGCCGGCTTTTACATCAACAAGCTCTAATCCTTTAGTAACTAAAGTGCTTTTCAATTTTTCATGAATAAGTTCCACTCCTTTAGCCAGCAATTCATCTTCAGATTTACTGATTTCAATTATCGCTCTGTCAAAATCATCTAAAACTGGCAGCATAGAAAGCAAAACTTCCTGATTAGCTGTTTTAAACAATTCAATTCTTTCTTTAGTAGTACGTCTTTTGTAATTTTCAAATTCAGCAAATAATCTCAGAAACTTATCTTTTTCTTTTGCTAAGTCTTGCGCTAATTGCTCTTCAACACTTAATTCTTCAATAATAATTTGCTCACCATTTGCATTATTTTCTAATGTCACGTCATCTATTTCTTGATCGAATTCTGTATTTTCTGTAGTCATATTACTTTTATTTTTAAAAAAATTCTTAAACATAGTTTTATTCGTTATTTTTTGATTGCAAAAGTACTGCCAAAACTTATAAAATGTCAAATTGTCACTCTTTTTAAACAATAAAAAAATTATATGACTATCCGTGACTAATACCAAATCGATAAAATTGGACACAGATTATAAAGATTAACACAGATTTCTAAAAAATGCATGTAAAATCTATGAGAAACTTTGTAATCTGTGGCAAAAAAAGATTTAGTATGCTTTGCGAATAGTCATGTTAAAAAAATTATTTAAAAAAGTTTATGGATTTTGTTTCAAAAAATTAATATAATTTTAAGACTATTACGATATAGTTTACTTAAATTTGGAACTGAATACTATTCTAGCCCCAAGAATACAACTCACAAAATTCGAATCTAAGGTTGTCTTCTGTTTATAATTATTAATTCACCATGCCTTATATCAAAAAAGCTTCGTTTTAATACAACGAAGCTTTTTTTTATTTCATAAAACAGATTTTATTTTAAGCGGATACTCCATTCAAAATCCATTTCAGATACCTGAACTCCTTCCTCATTGGTTCCAATAGATTTCATCCAAAATGTCTGGCCTTCGCCATTGGCAATCGTCTTTTGAACAGCTTCTTCAATCAAATGACCATCCTTGCACACAAAAGTGATGCGACCTGTAGCCTTTTTGGAAAAATTGGATTTATTATTGGCCACAAGCATTGATATTTTTTTTCCGCTTTGCTGAATTTTATCGATTACCATCGCACCAGTTGTCAGCTCAGCAGCCATCGCCTGCACAGCAAAATACATAGAATTAAAAGGATTCTGATTGATCCATCGGTGTTTTACAGTTACCACACACTTTTCTTTATCTATAGATTTCACACGTATTCCACAAATAAATGCTGATGGCAGTTTAAAAAATACAAAGCGATTCAATTTTGATACCGTCAATTCCATAAGTATATTTTTTTTGACTAAAATACAAAAAATACTATGCGTACATATAAAATGTTTTAGAATTTTAAAATACATAATCAATAACATAAGTTTTACCGTACAAATATCGTTATTTTTGTTAATATTTTGTTAATATACACTACTATGCGATACAAGATACTCGCTTTTGAACATATATTTGCATAAGAAATTACTAGGCAAATCAACTTGCTGATTTCTAAATCAATCATCAATCAAAAAACGAAAATCAAATCATGGAAACTTCAACCGAAAAAAAAATTGCTGCACTTACACACTTGAGTACATTTAGCCAGTATATCATTCCGTTTGGAAATTATATTTTTCCGATAATCATTTGGACTTCTAAAAAGGACGAATCAGAGTTTGTAGATCATAACGGCAAACAAGTGCTGAACTTTCAGCTGAGTATTTTAATTTACTCTTTAGTTTTAGCAATGATCGCTATTCCGGTATTTTTATTCACTGTACTGAAAAACATTTCTTTTAATGATTTAATAAACAACGAAGACATTATCATTAAGAATTTTGATTACGGAAACAGCATCGGGTTATTGACAATAGGCGCTTTGGCTCTTTTTGCAATTGCCTGTATAAAAGTTGCCGAATTCTTTTTAGTCATTTATGCTTCGGTAAAAGCTTCCAATGGAGAAAGATATACTTATCCTCTGACGATACCTTTTTTAAAATAATACCATTCAAAATCAATCAATCATCAATCATCAATCAAAAAATGGACAAATTAATCAACCAGTCAAATCAACTCAAATTTAAAAATTATGAACATTGAAAACACAAAAGCACAGATGCGTAAAGGTGTTCTTGAGTTTTGTATCTTATCCGTGCTAAAAGAGAAAGACGCTTATACCTCAGAAATATTGGACACTTTAAAAGACGCTAAATTATTGGTCGTAGAGGGAACCATTTATCCGTTATTAACCAGATTAAAAAACGACGGATTACTCAACTACCGCTGGGAAGAATCCACATCAGGACCACCACGAAAATATTATGGTTTGACCGAGATAGGACAAACTTTTCTAAAAGAACTGGATGGCACATGGACGGAACTGTCTAATGCCGTAAATTTGATAACCAACCAAAAATAATAGTCATGAACAAAACTGTAAATATAAATTTAGGAGGAATGTTCTTCCATATAGATGAAGATGCATACCAAAAGTTAACCCGTTATTTTGACGCCATAAAGAGATCTCTTTCAAAATCATCTGGCCAGGAAGAAATCATCAAGGACATCGAAATGAGAGTTTCGGAATTACTGACTGAGAAACAAAAAACTGAAAAACACGTAGTTACCCTTAGAGAAGTTGACGAAGTTATTGCTGTAATGGGACAGCCAGAAGATTACATCA of Flavobacterium marginilacus contains these proteins:
- a CDS encoding nucleotide exchange factor GrpE: MFKNFFKNKSNMTTENTEFDQEIDDVTLENNANGEQIIIEELSVEEQLAQDLAKEKDKFLRLFAEFENYKRRTTKERIELFKTANQEVLLSMLPVLDDFDRAIIEISKSEDELLAKGVELIHEKLKSTLVTKGLELVDVKAGDSFNADFAEAITQIPAPSDDMKGKIVDVLEKGYKLGDKIIRFPKVVIGS
- a CDS encoding PadR family transcriptional regulator gives rise to the protein MNIENTKAQMRKGVLEFCILSVLKEKDAYTSEILDTLKDAKLLVVEGTIYPLLTRLKNDGLLNYRWEESTSGPPRKYYGLTEIGQTFLKELDGTWTELSNAVNLITNQK
- a CDS encoding DUF4442 domain-containing protein, which codes for MELTVSKLNRFVFFKLPSAFICGIRVKSIDKEKCVVTVKHRWINQNPFNSMYFAVQAMAAELTTGAMVIDKIQQSGKKISMLVANNKSNFSKKATGRITFVCKDGHLIEEAVQKTIANGEGQTFWMKSIGTNEEGVQVSEMDFEWSIRLK
- a CDS encoding DUF4870 domain-containing protein, producing METSTEKKIAALTHLSTFSQYIIPFGNYIFPIIIWTSKKDESEFVDHNGKQVLNFQLSILIYSLVLAMIAIPVFLFTVLKNISFNDLINNEDIIIKNFDYGNSIGLLTIGALALFAIACIKVAEFFLVIYASVKASNGERYTYPLTIPFLK